The stretch of DNA TTCTAGCATATGTGTGTTGGAGCACCTGAGCTACGAGTTTAGAATGCAATCTCATGAATTTCCATTTCTGATGTGTAAATGTTAACGCTCATCAGATGGGATAGTGCTTGCCATCTTCAGCAAGGAAAattcaaatataaataaatgtgtcttgtgcctgactaaaatggggctGTCATGTGTACACATAAACTCAAATGTGTATTTTGGTACAAATGTGAACACTACTAAGCTAAGTAACTGATGTATTTGTTGTTAGGGACAACGAAAGGTTCTCACGGCAGCTGGGTCATATCAGATATGTGGTCTGGAAGGGGTTGGTGTTGGTTAATTGTTAACTACACTTCAATTAGGACCAGGTTCCCTTTCTCTGGTGCGGTGAATGACGTACAGTGGACTCTAATGAAAGACCTTCATGGCAAATTCATTTTCATCCATATGTCCCAATGGGAAAATCGAATGTAACTTGATTAGGGGTAGCATATTAGTTCAACTAAAAGGCAGGATCCATGAAGACATGAGCTGGAAAGAGGCCTGGACGTTAGATAAACAAATGTACAGCATCAACAtaatcttctctcctccaccaacTTCATCGTCCTATGTGATCCTGAATAGGTAGGCCTATGCATCATACTGTACAAACAACTCATCTTTGTAGTGTAGGCTTTCAGAGGAATATTTATCTAATATGTCTGGGAAAAAAACTATACATTTCTTAAACCTTGCCTGTCCCAACTACAGTAGCTTCCTACTAATATGGTAAAAGACACAGGCATACCGGATATCATGCATACTTTTAATGCTTGAGTATCAATATTTGGTCAGTTCTTAAAGCTACGTAATACCTTTAGTGAACAGTCAAGTCAAACGTGTCGTTTAACGTTTTCCAACTCTTGAGGACATTGTCATGTTCAGAAGCCATTGTTTATCATGTCCTCATCAGCTTACACGAAAAGCGTCCATAAAAAGAGCATCCGTTGGGACCTAAATCAATGATCGAACTTAGGCAGTAGTAGTACGCAGCCTTATTGCTGTAGCCCAACTTTCATTCAAAGCTGCCAAATTATCATTTATCAGCGACAGCTGTCACATTGCCAAGCACTTCTTCTCATACAACGGAACTCTTCTTTCTCTGCAGAAAACCTGTACCTGCTTAACGCGAGCCGAACGAACAAAACTTCATCTTCAGGTATTGTGCGTGTGGCTCAACGTGAGGCAAATACAGAGAAAACATTTTATATCATTCCAAATATGATGATCCAGTCTGGAGGAATCATTGTCAACGCCATACCAAGAAGCGCTCCACCCATGGCTCCATCGAAACACCTTgacaaacaataaaaaatattaataCCAACGAAATGTGTATCAAAGAATCAATAAAACGTCAATCCACAACTCCGTTCAGTCTTTCCAAAATAAACTTACCACAATAGCTATCCAGTCAGGCCAGGGCCAGGTGTTTATTGCGCTAAAAGTTAGCCTATGGTCACACCTGGGCACTGCACGATGGGGCCCACCTTGAAGTGAGACAGAATGTGCGTGGCCAGTGACAGGTAGGTCTTTATATACCTGTGCCGCGGAAAGCCATCCTTCCACTtatctcctatctctctctatctttactctctttttttttttgattggttCCAAAAGAGACCATCCCCCCCTTCTGTCTGTGGACACCTGTCGCACGGTGCGTTGCTCTGATCCAATATTGACTCAAGGGTCAGAGGTGGGAGGTCCAAAAGTAGATTAGCTCGCGCCTCTCCATTATCACaacgtctctctttctctgacacaCTCTATGCAAACCAACTATGCCTCGTCCTACCTTGAATCGACGAGATGGCAAATGCTTTTTTTTGTAGGTAGGTATAGAGGAAAGCAATCTCCTTACACTGTTATGCGTATATGTTATATTATAGGTGTTATATATCATGTCTTGCAAATAGGTCACAACCTGAACTGTCAATGGCACAGTGGAATCATTTTCAACATAACTTTCATGTACATTTTGAGTCTGAACAACTCGCTGATTACTGAAATGAACTTGAAATAAATAGGTTACTACATAAAAAACCAGAGACTTTATTAATATAATTCACTGCACAACCATTGTATACCAATCTTTTAGAAATCATTTAAAGGAACACAAGTCAATCTAACACGAATATCATGGTGAAATACCCTAGCAACAAATCTTATTGCCACCAGAAAGAAAATATGGACGGAAAATATCGATTCGTCGACATTAAAACTCCATCCTAATATTCCAGCTTTGGCCATCTTATACACACAAGTCTTGTGTAGACATAAAAGGACGTAAAAAgtaatgttattattatttatttttttatcaccaTCCTGCTCTCTATGGCATTTAGTGGCAGGATTCTCAGTAGAGTTGGAAAGCTAGCAGCAAATACCCCAACAGATGTTCCAGCTGATTTGGATGGAATGGTAATTGTCACATGGATTCACATTAGTCCATCTCCCCCAAAACAAACCACCACCAACTGTTTTTTGAGACAAAACAGCTACAGATTAAGGTTTTTAATACTGAAAAAGTCTAAGTAAAGTCTACAGGTGTGTCTGGATAGCAGATTGAACATGCAGCATGAGTGCCTTCAGAAAGGTGAAAGGCTCACATCACCCTATGCTACTTAATTCTGTATTTTCCATGTATATAATCTTTCACAAATTCAATTTTTTATTTCTGTAAAATTTCACCCTTCTGAACAGACCCCTAAATAATGTGCTTCCTGTTTTTTAACGGCTAACAGAAGTCAGCCTCTTGGTATAGGCATCCCATCCTGATTTTCTGTACTCCTCAGCAGCCTTCCTCCTGTCAGCGGAACCCAGTATACCCCGTCCCACGATGATGACATCAGAGCCCTTTTTCAAAATCACATCCTCAGGACTGGTGTACTGCTGGCCCAGACTGTCACCTGAAAAGCAGCACAAACAAAGACATTACTAATGGAAGAATCTAAAACTGATTGATAAGGTGTCTGGTGTTCATGTCTTTGAGAATAGCACCACCTTGTGGCACACAGGAGCTATGACCTACTTTAGCTGAAGGACACCTACCTCCTGACTGCATCTGGACTCCAGGGGTCAAGTGGAGGAACTCTGGCTTCTGGCTGATCTTGGATCCACAGATGAAACCAAACACAAACTCAGAGTGGTCCTCTGCCATCTTCACCTGCAGGCATGGAGCAAAAACTCTTATGAGAAATGTATTCGAGTTTACAGTGTACTAATCCGCTAGATTGACATTTTAGTAAACCTAATTCCCACTTGAAATTAAATAAAACAGGTCTCCCTGAAGTAAGATTTGTGTTCCAATGTAACATTGAGAAGGTTTGAAGTATACAAAGAATCACCATCCTGCACTCATGTGACCAAAGACATTGAAAATCCTTTTCTTGCACAGcccacataataataataatttaagaaTGTGTCCTTGGTGTTGCGTTCTAATGTAGTGCCAAGTAGCCCCAGTTCTCCCAACATAACATTGACACATTGTTGTTGTAGCAATACACAGGTAATCACCCACACTGATGGGAAGGTCATCAAAACACTTCTGCTACATTCAGAGCCATGTGACAAGCAGCCATCTTACCACTGCCTGGGTGTAGTCTCCCGTTGCTAAGGAACCCTGAGAGCTCATCTCAGCTATGAGGAGACAGCCGCGCTCTAGAGGCCGGCCCACCTCGCTCAGTCCCCTCACCACGCCAGGTCCCGGCACAGCATGGGCGTTCACCATGTTCGACCACGAGGAGATCTGATACAGCCCACCTGAGACACGCATTCACATCCTTTCATTACATTTCATAGCTTTCAAAGTGCCTTTACTGAACAAATCTCAATTCCTCCACAGTTTCAGCCTACGCACCTTCATATTGATGTTTGACAGTGTTGCCAATGTCGGCAAACTTGCGGTCCTCGAAGATGAGGAAGTTGTGTTTGGTGGCCAGGTCCGTCAGTGACTGGCAGAAGGCAGGGGTGAAGTCCTGCAGGATGTCTACATGGGTCTTCAGGAGGCAGATGAATGGGCCCAGGGAgtcagccagcagcagcagctcctcgcATTTCATCACgtccgcagacacacacaggttgctcttcttctcctccatcaccttCAGGAGCCGAGCGGCCAcagggtgcgtgtgtgggagCTGGGCCCGTGCCCCGTAACTCATCTCCGCTGCCTTCATACAGGGCTTTTTAGTGGCAGGCGAGCCAGTCCCACTGGATCCGTTCTTCCCTCGGGCAGACATAAAGACGTTGTTCTCCTGGATGAATTTGCGGACCCTCTGGGCGGTGTCGGTGTCGATGCGTTCCGCCTTGAGCAGGACGTTTATGAGTTTGGCCATGGAGATGACGGGGTGGAGCGTGATGCCCTCTGACTTTAGCATGTCAATACCTCCCTGATCCCGGTCCATCAGGACGATGGCATCTGTGACTTTTAAGCCCTCCTTCTGAAGCACCACAGCCGTCTCCAGGATACTGCTTCCAGTGGTTACCACATCCTCGATGATCAGGCAGGTGTCCCCAGGATGGATGGTTCCTTCAACCATCCGCTTGGTTCCTGACAACAGAACATGACAGAACACAGGGGTGGCATGGAACATAACAGAAAGTTAGGCATGAAAGGAAACAGTTCAGTCTTTGATGCCTTATATATGCCCCAAAACTAAATTATACTATACTATGAAACGGTAGGTTAGGCATTAATGCTGCTCTGCAGCAGCACAGCCAGAAAGATAACAGAAAATTTGGCATGAATGGTAAGGAAACACTGTTCAGTCTTTGATGCCTTATATATGCCCCAAAACTAAATTATACTATACTATGAAACGGTGGGCTAGTCATTAATGCCGCTCTGCAGCAGCACAGCCAGAAAGAAACAATGTATTCGAAAAGTCATGAAAACCCACCGTAGTCCTTTGCTTCTTTACGCCGAATGAGCATGGGGAGTTCATGTCGGGAACAAATTATTGTTGCTAGGGGTAGAGCCGTGTAAGGTACACCACACACGGAGTTATATTCCAGCTCTTCAGCCTTTGCACGTTGATAAATAACTGTTGACACCTACAAGTCAAACACAATAACGTGTTAGCAGCGTCACTGCGTTACAGTAAGCTGTTGTTGGTGAAAAACCAAACATCATCGCATGCCTCGTACGGGGAACACGTGTTTAAACCTAAGATTTAGCTTTACCTGATTCATGAGGGATGGGTGTGAGACTATTACTCGAAGATCAATATAGATTGGAGTCATCATTCCACTCTTCAGTTTGTATTCGCCAAATTTGACTGCTTGAACATCATGCAGCTTCAAAATTAAACTTTCGAGGCAAATGCTATCCATTATTGCAAACTGACTGAAATCACGTTTCTCCCTAAACTCCCTTCTTCCGTATGTGCGCGATGTAGCGCAATGCATAGTGGGATTCGTAGTTTACGTGCCTGATGATAACCTCGTTCGCGAGTCATCAATCATATTCCCTCACACTCACTGATGATGTGCCAGGCAGGTTGCTGGCTATTTGACAGATTGCTATTGAAACAAGTATCGTGCGTTTGAAGTAATGAAGGCAAAAATCCCTTACACTTTCAAAGAGACAACTAAAGACCAAGGTTTTCTAGAAACAAGCACTTTTTATTCGTAAACATTCAGTAACAAACAGCCCACATGGAGTAAGAAAAGATGCTAGGCATTTATACAATGTTGTGATACGTGTGATGCGATGTAATGAACAATACTGCTGCGGTAGTTAATATAATTACAAGCATTTACATGTTAGGTAGGTGGAATCTAGTCACAATGAACAATGACATTGAGCGAAACTAATGAAAGGCCAGAGATATTTTTAACTCAACTGGGTTTGAAGTTGGATTACACCACATAGCTAGCTTGCTTACTTAAATTTGGTGATACGGTATACACCATGTAGGCTACACATGGTTCGCAGTATGATCACATTCTACTTCCTGCATGTGGGCCTACGGGTAAATACAATTAAGGCTGAATAAGCTAAATAAATTAGACTAACACACTTCAAAGTGGTGGTGACATTTCATTGGTTGTCGGTTTGTGATCCAAATGTAATAAACAGAATGTCTTTTGCACCCAATACATGATGGCCAAACATATTAGCCCACTG from Hypomesus transpacificus isolate Combined female chromosome 23, fHypTra1, whole genome shotgun sequence encodes:
- the umps gene encoding uridine 5'-monophosphate synthase, with the translated sequence MDSICLESLILKLHDVQAVKFGEYKLKSGMMTPIYIDLRVIVSHPSLMNQVSTVIYQRAKAEELEYNSVCGVPYTALPLATIICSRHELPMLIRRKEAKDYGTKRMVEGTIHPGDTCLIIEDVVTTGSSILETAVVLQKEGLKVTDAIVLMDRDQGGIDMLKSEGITLHPVISMAKLINVLLKAERIDTDTAQRVRKFIQENNVFMSARGKNGSSGTGSPATKKPCMKAAEMSYGARAQLPHTHPVAARLLKVMEEKKSNLCVSADVMKCEELLLLADSLGPFICLLKTHVDILQDFTPAFCQSLTDLATKHNFLIFEDRKFADIGNTVKHQYEGGLYQISSWSNMVNAHAVPGPGVVRGLSEVGRPLERGCLLIAEMSSQGSLATGDYTQAVVKMAEDHSEFVFGFICGSKISQKPEFLHLTPGVQMQSGGDSLGQQYTSPEDVILKKGSDVIIVGRGILGSADRRKAAEEYRKSGWDAYTKRLTSVSR